The segment atttaaaaaaggaatgtcattaataaaaaaaaaatgtaatgatatttaatatagattaattaaatttaatatattattcctaataacgtataaatatcataacaatatataatcaatGACAGGctcaaagtaaataaaattactgagGTCAAACAGCTTTCCGCGAACCGttacgtaatattatttctattaaatattaaacaaatcactataaataaataaatataacagtcATGTGACATGTGAGAAAAACCGCTGGATACGTAATAAttcgtttgtttgtttgacGGCAGGGTCGCAGGTGTATATGGGAGTTCGCGTGTGTGCACTTGTTCGtctgcgtgtgcgtgtgtgtgagTCATTGTGTCGTTATGCCGAAGGACATTCTATTTCGGCGTGATGAGACTATGATTAATTCACGGAACAGTAAAAGTATCGCggattgtaaaaatatataagcgattcaaatagttttaatattataataataaaaggaacAGAACAAAATGTCTTATATGCTATGAgtcatatttacatattccCGTGTGATAATTGTCGATAACGCTTGGCCGTTTTGATAAAATCTGTGTGGTTGCGTCGACTTAACGAGAAAGCGTATTGAAGCCTTACACTTCTTCAATGAAATTTAGTACAAAACGCATCGTATACAACGACATAGCGATTAATTCggatcaaaatataaaatgtcatgtcataataaaaaatatataaaacctgtTTGGTTATGTCCTTTTTGAGTACTGgccattttcataattatgaatattttaactgaCTCGCATGCaatgtttatatatcaatagatACATTATTgcatctttaaatatataaatcgcTGTTATAGTTGTGTAAGCTTAGAAAATCGACGCATTcaattcgtttttattataataataaacgtattgttagaaaatataaaaaataggagTGACGTAAGTCATAAATTGTAAGTAATTAATgtgtaagaataaaaatagatgttgTGAAACCATTCATTTGTAATGACACTTTATTGGATTAGCCCAAATATAATCTAAAGATATTTGcctaaaaatcattaaattctttcgtaaaatagtttgtttaaaaatcttgataataatataactgtcagttattttaataaaactttttgttttagtgagaaaattttatttatttaaaaccgcGTTcaggaactaatattttacgtaaatCACGAGTTCTTTGATCTCTTGACAACAGAAgaagttaaattattgttatatattatttaaacacataTATTTGAATTCCGTTCTATTGATGTAAATATAGACGTATAAATGTCAtcattgcaaaatattttccatCCAGCTAAGTCTATATGGCATAGAGTCATAGACcacacagatatatatatatatatatatatatatatttaaatgcatCCACATTAGCAATATTATGACGAAAACTTATGAAACTTTTACATAAAGAATAAGAAAATTGCCAGTCATCTGGGGCAAAGGGTGAAACTGCAAAAatcttcattttattgttcGATGGGAGGATAtcgatgttattatatatacggtATAAATACAGATAGGATGCATACCCTTGAATAATGCATGTCCCTTTCAGCGGCTGCAGCAGCCAGTTTCTCCGAGGCGTCATGCAGGGCGGCCCGGGCGGCGTGTAGTTCCCGAGTGCGAGCGTCCCTTTCAGCGGTTGCAGCGCGGGACGCAGCCTCCGCGGCCGCTGTCTCCGCGCTGGCCGCCACACGCGCCGCACGTTCCTGTTCCAAGGCCGCTTGTAGGCCTACAACCTGAACATAATATTGTCATATGTCATGAaaacaatcattttaattaattttaagtaaaaaatatattccagtAAATTCTCCACAAAGTCGATCATCAAGACAATTGCTGTCAACTGTCAACAACAACGTATGTGTGAAAATGTTTCTTGATTAGGTACTCCCCCAAGTTGGGACAGTGGATCTCGTCTAACATTTCGGTTCCCAACAAAGTTATTGTTCCTAGGCAGCACTTTCTACGTACATAGGTATGTAACTTTGTGACTGCCCAAAAATGGCCTACTTAATAACAAACCTTCTCGCTCTCCTGGCGATGTTCTCCTTGGAGCTTCTGCAATCTCTGCTGCATCTGTCTGTAGTCCACACTGAGCATGGACATCTGGCGTTCCTTATCCTGCGTGTGACATTCGGCCCGATGGCGCGCCGCCTTCTCACCGTTCAATTTAACTTGCAAGGCTGGACAAATTCACAAAGTTTACCAAAACCAATGTCAATGATGAATAATAACCACTATCCAATGATTCTACGTCAACATAGCATGCGAACGGAACGCAGCCGGTCCGGTGACTGGATATCAGGACATAATAATTAGCGAAATGAACAAACCTGTCAATATCTTTTCCAAAATTCCTGAGGCATGCAAAATATTAACCACAGTGATTTAAggcacattttaatatattataattgtattcatAGCAGTAACTTAGATAGATGGGGAAATAGCAATTTCTAAACCAGGCATCAGTGCTGATTAACCAAGGCATTGTACAAGTAGAACCAAAATGAACCAACCTTTAACTAACTCTAAGTTAGCCTCCTGGTTAGAAACTAACTGAGACCGTTGCGTCTCTTGATGAGCCCGAACTTCCTGTTGATACATGTGCTGCGAGGCCTTCAGGTCGTGTGCCATGGAAGCACACTCTTTTTCTAGTGAAGATATTCGTTCAGATAGTTGTCGGTTGTCATTTATTATCTGATTTATTCTCGTGGTCGAGCGTTCAAGCTCTGTTTGAGCTGCAGTCAGCCGACTGGTTGTTTCTGCTAGTGTTGCCTCCATTCTTTGCTTGTCTGCCTTCACTGTACCGAGCTCTTCGGACAGATTGCTGCAATCTCTCTCAAGGACGTCCCTCTGTGCTCGTAGGCTGGCAACAGTACCATCACTCATAGCAGCCGCTGCTGCTTGTGCTGCACTAAGCTCGGCCGCTTGTTTTCGTGATTTAGCCGCAGCTTCAGACTCCTGTTTCAATTTCTCACgcatttcatttaattctttttctaaaacattaattttatcgttATATATTTGCAAATGACTCATTTCTTTAGCTCTCTTGTTGAGTTCTTCTTCTAACCGACGCTTCACGTCACTATAGTTGAACTCGGCGTTCCGCCTGCAATCGGCTTCGATTTCGGCTTTTCGTTGTATTTCTTTGAGATCACGTTTCAGCAGAACCAACTCCTTGTCTGTATCTGCAGCAATTTTTTTAGTCCTAGATTCCCTTTGAGACAATTCTTCTAACTGTGCACACAACATTACTTGTGTGTCTTCTAGTTTACGTCTGCTATCTCTCTCCCTTTCTAAAAGTTTTTCCAAATGTAGTATTGCTTCAGATCCTGCGTTGTTTATATGATTGTTAGATATTGTATCTACGACATCTGCAGCCTTTTTCCTTCCACCGCAGATTTGATAATCACCATTGTAAGTGAAGCCGACAAACGGTAAATGATTACCCACAAAAGCCTTTGGTTCTGGAAAAGACTCGTCCAAGGCATCCGATTTTTCGATATCATCGAAATTTCTCGTATCATCATCACTTGACAACTCGGGCACGACTGGCGGTACAGCATctcttaaattttcaaaactcCACTGGTCATTTTTAAAGAAAGGATGCTGCTTTATTTCCGCAACATCATTTCTTCCTAGTCGTTTCACTCTATCTGTTAACAAACCTCGAATGAGTGACTTTGCCTCTTTCGAGATTTCAACATCATCAGGGAATTGCAAAGAATTTCTATGATCCATAATCTTCCCATAAGTACCAACTAAACTATCAGCATAAAATGGTGGATCACCtattaacatttcatataaaaatatacccaCAGCCCACCAATCACATTCACGCCCATAAACACCTTCCCCATTTTGAGATTGTAACACTTCAGGAGAAATGTAGTCGGGAGTGCCAACGGCATTGCTAGCTCTTACAAGCCCATCAGGACCCATTCTCATGCAGGTTCCAAAATCTGCTAACTTCAAATGTccatatttatcaattaacaTATTGTCGGGCTTCACATCTCTGTGAACGAAACCCATTCCGTGGATCACATCTAATGCGAGTACTATTTccatagtataaaattttgcccATTTCTCAGGTATATCATAATTGGACATGAGACTGACAAGGTCTCCACCCGGCATGTAGTCCATTACCATATAGAGGTATTTCTGATCTTGAAAAGCAAAATGAAGCTTCAGTATCCACTCTGAATTAGCATGGGCCATAATGTGCCTTTCTTCCCAAAAAAATGTAGAGTCTGATCTTTTTATCATTTCTACTTTACTGAGCAGTTTCATTGCATATACATGACGAGTTGATTTGTGTCTGACTAGTTGTACCTCACCGAAAGCCCCACGGCCTATAACTTTGATCAAATCAAAATCAGCTGCTTTCATACGCAAATTAACTACCTCAGAAGCAAATTCTTCatctgaaacaaaatttctctattcatattttacaatCACTACAACTGTTAGTTCTCCAATGccattatgatatatatatacataacatagGCTTAAACATTGTTGACTATTCACTTAAAGATTACAAGATCAATATGAGCATCAGagcataataaaatgtatgtcatTTTTCTTTGACCTAAACACCCaacttttattaatctttaccTAGTAACTGTAaagataaagtaaatataatgaattaagtattattaggaagtaatagaatttaaattaaatcatcaatttaaatagtaaattttataacctaaGTTTAGTTATTTTCAGACTATTTAATATAGGCATTATTCTAAACTAGGAAACTTCCTAACAATCATTCTAAAATCAACATTCAAACAGTTGTCTAagtaat is part of the Danaus plexippus chromosome 2, MEX_DaPlex, whole genome shotgun sequence genome and harbors:
- the LOC116779512 gene encoding rho-associated protein kinase 2, which translates into the protein MEAVKDEERLLRLRVLEEKICDPLSVGNVDGLLDTVTALVCDCYYPAIRRMKNVEAYTSRYEEFASEVVNLRMKAADFDLIKVIGRGAFGEVQLVRHKSTRHVYAMKLLSKVEMIKRSDSTFFWEERHIMAHANSEWILKLHFAFQDQKYLYMVMDYMPGGDLVSLMSNYDIPEKWAKFYTMEIVLALDVIHGMGFVHRDVKPDNMLIDKYGHLKLADFGTCMRMGPDGLVRASNAVGTPDYISPEVLQSQNGEGVYGRECDWWAVGIFLYEMLIGDPPFYADSLVGTYGKIMDHRNSLQFPDDVEISKEAKSLIRGLLTDRVKRLGRNDVAEIKQHPFFKNDQWSFENLRDAVPPVVPELSSDDDTRNFDDIEKSDALDESFPEPKAFVGNHLPFVGFTYNGDYQICGGRKKAADVVDTISNNHINNAGSEAILHLEKLLERERDSRRKLEDTQVMLCAQLEELSQRESRTKKIAADTDKELVLLKRDLKEIQRKAEIEADCRRNAEFNYSDVKRRLEEELNKRAKEMSHLQIYNDKINVLEKELNEMREKLKQESEAAAKSRKQAAELSAAQAAAAAMSDGTVASLRAQRDVLERDCSNLSEELGTVKADKQRMEATLAETTSRLTAAQTELERSTTRINQIINDNRQLSERISSLEKECASMAHDLKASQHMYQQEVRAHQETQRSQLVSNQEANLELVKALQVKLNGEKAARHRAECHTQDKERQMSMLSVDYRQMQQRLQKLQGEHRQESEKVVGLQAALEQERAARVAASAETAAAEAASRAATAERDARTRELHAARAALHDASEKLAAAAAERDMHYSRSEELRSQLENEQHYCVVYRNQANEVRAQLDERERSARDLEQERASLMHQLQLAIARADSEAIARSIAEETVGELEKEKTMKELEMRDALAQHRGELAARDALVQGLRDRDHENRATIDLQRKEVDELRRSGTALAERVATLQRLQDDVDRLNKKLNSEIMLKQQAVNKLAEIMNRKDMNPASTKNKSKMSVRKDKDYRKLQQELTREKEKFDQHICKLHRDLQEAQQQILEEQQTKLRLAMEVDSKDAEIEQLKEKLAALTSETASQSSADAEDGDTEQTLEGWLSVPFKQNIRRHGWKKQYVVVSSKKIIFYNSENDKQNTTDPVMILDLSKVFHVRSVTQGDVIRADAKDIPRIFQLLYAGEGEARRPGDAQDTPTDGPDHAGNTVQHKGHDLVSITYHIPTACEVCTRPLWNMFRPPQAYECRRCRMKIHVEHVSEGEGVAACKLHADRARELLLLAAGAPEQRRWVARLARRVQRHGYRAAITNNHENNKLSPRDSMRSNLKPGYLNASQRSSTLPANASLPRQ